The following coding sequences are from one Cenarchaeum symbiosum A window:
- a CDS encoding divalent heavy-metal cation transporter (COG0428) encodes MPFAAVAVVIAYLAGPGSGLAGLGTPLPEITIEQVDFVDGEIRATVRNTGPMPVDVVIADVNDRIQPAAIEPDKHLERFETAVVRIPFPWNEAEPYRIGLTIDDGTRFEREVEAAAPAPEAGLELLGSLALIGTYVGIVPVMLGLAWLPFIRRISGRHYAFFLSITVGLLLFLGIDAIEEAAEVADENLSESFNGLLLIATVTTLSFLALYYAGGRLAAAGKSGLQKPMAVGLMIAVGIGLHNLGEGLAIGAAIGLGQAALGAFLIVGFALHNTTEGMAIAAPASRAGATVPMLAALGLMAGAPAILGAWIGGFFYSPFSAVIFLSVGAGAILQVMVVVLRWIRGQDGVGLSGAPVAAGIATGMAVMYLTSIII; translated from the coding sequence GTGCCGTTTGCCGCGGTGGCGGTCGTAATTGCCTACCTTGCGGGGCCCGGCTCGGGCCTTGCGGGCCTCGGCACGCCCCTCCCGGAGATTACGATCGAGCAGGTCGACTTTGTAGATGGCGAGATACGCGCGACAGTAAGGAATACGGGGCCCATGCCCGTCGACGTGGTGATAGCTGATGTCAACGACAGGATACAGCCTGCCGCGATAGAGCCGGACAAGCATCTCGAAAGGTTCGAGACAGCAGTGGTGAGGATACCGTTTCCGTGGAACGAGGCCGAGCCGTACCGGATAGGCCTTACAATAGATGACGGCACGCGCTTTGAGAGGGAGGTCGAGGCGGCGGCCCCCGCCCCGGAGGCGGGCTTGGAGCTGCTGGGCTCGCTTGCTCTCATAGGGACCTACGTGGGGATAGTCCCCGTCATGCTGGGGCTGGCGTGGCTGCCGTTCATACGGAGGATCAGCGGGCGGCACTATGCGTTCTTTCTATCCATTACGGTGGGCCTGCTCTTGTTCCTGGGGATAGACGCGATAGAGGAGGCGGCCGAGGTCGCCGATGAGAACCTATCGGAGAGCTTTAACGGGTTATTGCTGATAGCTACAGTGACTACGCTCTCGTTTTTGGCCCTGTACTATGCAGGGGGCAGGCTTGCTGCTGCAGGCAAGTCGGGGCTGCAAAAGCCGATGGCCGTAGGCCTGATGATCGCAGTAGGGATAGGATTGCACAATCTCGGCGAGGGGCTGGCCATAGGGGCGGCAATCGGCCTCGGGCAGGCCGCGCTGGGGGCCTTTCTGATAGTCGGCTTTGCCCTGCATAATACGACCGAAGGAATGGCGATAGCTGCGCCCGCGTCCAGGGCGGGAGCCACGGTGCCGATGCTTGCCGCCCTGGGGCTGATGGCGGGCGCCCCTGCGATACTTGGCGCGTGGATAGGGGGCTTTTTCTACTCGCCGTTTTCGGCGGTGATCTTTTTATCCGTGGGGGCGGGGGCCATACTCCAGGTGATGGTGGTGGTGCTCCGGTGGATCCGCGGCCAGGACGGGGTGGGTCTCTCGGGGGCCCCCGTGGCGGCGGGCATAGCCACGGGGATGGCCGTCATGTACCTGACTAGCATCATAATCTGA
- a CDS encoding multicopper oxidase (COG2132), which produces MLLSLTAIGLAGGLLLAAPGMSSAQKEETVFVTHTGAVVRTAGDVLDPLYTESTVEFDPMEFLREFNYGRTSMLPDGTTLREFTIIAEDDGVMEVAPGVFYNVWTFNGTVPGPTIRATQGDLVRIHFINNGEKEHTMHFHGIHRPEFDGVFEPVGPGGGRFTYEWRAEPVGVHPYHCHVMPLEEHIVHGLYGVYIVDPKEERPPADEMVMVLNGLDTDFDTENNLYGANTIPFYYQHHPIQIAVGEKIRLYVVNMLEFDPINNFHLHGNLFHYYPTGTDTVPSFYTDMITLSQTERGIMEFSYDFPGKYLFHAHKVEFSEKGWSGIFLAEGPDPDDGVGYGVRQGA; this is translated from the coding sequence ATGCTGCTGTCGTTGACGGCGATCGGCCTTGCCGGGGGGCTTTTGCTGGCCGCGCCCGGCATGTCGAGCGCCCAGAAAGAAGAGACGGTATTCGTTACACACACGGGGGCGGTGGTCCGGACGGCAGGAGACGTCCTTGACCCGCTGTACACGGAGAGCACAGTAGAGTTTGACCCGATGGAGTTTCTGCGGGAGTTCAATTACGGGCGCACCTCGATGCTGCCAGACGGGACGACACTGCGCGAGTTTACGATAATAGCCGAGGACGACGGCGTGATGGAGGTGGCACCGGGGGTCTTCTACAACGTCTGGACATTCAACGGGACCGTGCCCGGGCCCACCATCCGGGCCACCCAGGGCGATCTGGTCAGGATTCATTTCATCAACAACGGCGAGAAGGAGCACACGATGCATTTCCATGGAATACACAGGCCCGAGTTCGACGGTGTCTTTGAGCCCGTGGGGCCCGGGGGCGGGCGCTTTACATACGAATGGAGGGCAGAGCCCGTGGGCGTGCACCCGTACCACTGCCATGTCATGCCGCTCGAGGAGCACATAGTGCACGGCCTGTACGGCGTGTACATAGTGGACCCCAAGGAGGAGAGGCCGCCAGCAGACGAAATGGTGATGGTGCTCAACGGCCTGGATACAGACTTTGACACGGAGAACAACCTTTACGGCGCCAACACGATTCCATTTTACTACCAGCACCACCCGATACAGATAGCAGTCGGCGAAAAGATACGGCTCTACGTGGTCAACATGCTGGAGTTCGACCCGATAAACAACTTCCACCTGCACGGGAACCTGTTCCACTATTACCCGACGGGGACCGACACCGTCCCTTCATTTTACACCGACATGATAACGCTATCCCAGACGGAAAGGGGGATAATGGAGTTTAGCTATGATTTTCCCGGCAAGTACCTCTTTCACGCGCACAAGGTAGAGTTCTCCGAGAAGGGCTGGTCGGGGATATTCCTGGCCGAGGGGCCCGACCCGGACGATGGCGTCGGATATGGAGTCCGTCAGGGCGCGTAG